A genome region from Pygocentrus nattereri isolate fPygNat1 chromosome 6, fPygNat1.pri, whole genome shotgun sequence includes the following:
- the galnt3 gene encoding polypeptide N-acetylgalactosaminyltransferase 3 isoform X1 produces the protein MTVFRRLLRRRLHPWKLAIVALVFVTFVFLMQREVVSQGPQEEEEPWLKGIVGKRDVVLGMVMGAVNNFRDAMPKMQIRAPVRQQESRGSQTCLPGYYTAAELKPVLERPPQNPSAPGASGTPFHTENLSPEEQKEKERGEEKHCFNLYASDRISLSRDLGPDTRPPECIEQTFRRCPPLPTTSVIIVFHNEAWSTLLRTVYSVLHTSPALLLKEVILVDDASTDERLKVELDEYLKQLHIVRVVRQLERKGLITARLLGASVATGDTLTFLDAHCECLHGWLEPLLARIAENYTAVVSPDITTIDLNTFEFMKPSPYGQNHNRGNFDWGLSFGWESLPEHEKQRRKDETYPIKTPAFAGGLFSISKDYFYHIGSYDEEMEIWGGENIEMSFRVWQCGGQLEIIPCSIVGHVFRTKSPHTFPKGTQVIARNQVRLAEVWMDDYKEIFYRRNQQAAQMAKERSFGDVSKRLDLRERLQCKSFSWYLKNVYPEVFMPDLNPLQFGAIKNAGKDSCLDAGENNEGGKALIMYPCHGMGGNQYFEYSTHHEIRHNIQKELCLHGKDGPVKLEECQYKGHNTFTGAEQKWELREDQLFYNVAWRLCLSARFENPALVTCNSADRYQLWVFT, from the exons ATGACGGTGTTTCGCAGGCTGCTGCGCAGGCGCTTGCATCCATGGAAGCTTGCCATTGTGGCACTGGTGTTTGTGACGTTTGTGTTCCTGATGCAGAGAGAGGTGGTCAGTCAGGGCccacaggaggaggaggagccgTGGCTGAAGGGGATCGTGGGGAAACGGGACGTTGTGCTGGGCATGGTAATGGGGGCGGTGAATAACTTCAGGGACGCCATGCCAAAGATGCAGATTAGAGCCCCGGTCAGGCAGCAGGAGAGCAGGGGCAGCCAGACATGTCTGCCTGGTTACTACACGGCTGCTGAACTGAAGCCTGTGCTGGAGAGACCCCCGCAAAACCCCAGCGCCCCAGGGGCCTCGGGGACACCCTTTCACACAGAGAACTTGAGCCCAGAGgagcagaaggagaaggagCGAGGCGAGGAGAAACACTGCTTTAACCTGTACGCTAGTGACCGCATCTCACTCAGCAGAGACCTCGGTCCTGATACCAGACCTCCAGA ATGCATAGAGCAGACATTCCGGCGCTGCCCACCCTTGCCGACCACGAGTGTGATTATCGTGTTCCACAACGAGGCATGGAGCACATTATTGCGGACAGTCTACAGCGTGCTTCATACCTCTCCTGCCCTACTGCTCAAGGAGGTCATCCTAGTGGATGACGCCAGCACAGACG AGCGACTAAAGGTGGAGTTGGATGAGTACCTGAAGCAGCTACATATTGTACGTGTGGTGCGGCAGCTCGAAAGAAAAGGCCTCATTACTGCTCGTCTGCTAGGAGCCTCCGTTGCCACCGGTGACACCCTCACCTTCTTGGACGCCCACT GTGAGTGCTTGCATGGTTGGCTGGAGCCTCTGCTGGCCCGGATAGCAGAGAACTACACAGCAGTGGTGAGCCCAGACATTACCACTATTGACCTGAACACGTTTGAGTTCATGAAGCCTTCTCCATATGGGCAGAACCACAACCGGGGCAACTTCGACTGGGGCTTGTCCTTTGGCTGGGAGAGTCTGCCCGAACATGAAAAACAAAGACGCAAAGACGAAACCTACCCCATCAA AACACCAGCATTTGCAGGGGGACTTTTCTCCATTTCTAAAGATTACTTCTACCACATTGGGAGTTATGATGAGGAGATGGAGATTTGGGGAGGAGAGAACATTGAAATGTCCTtcagg GTGTGGCAGTGTGGGGGGCAGCTGGAGATCATCCCCTGCTCCATCGTAGGTCATGTGTTCCGCACCAAAAGCCCACACACCTTCCCCAAGGGCACACAGGTGATCGCTCGTAACCAGGTGCGGTTGGCCGAAGTCTGGATGGATGACTATAAGGAGATCTTCTACCGTAGAAACCAGCAGGCCGCACAGATGGCTAAAGAG AGATCATTCGGAGACGTCTCCAAGCGTTTAGACCTCCGGGAGAGGCTACAATGTAAGAGCTTCTCCTGGTATTTGAAGAACGTGTATCCCGAGGTCTTCATGCCCGATCTTAACCCGCTGCAGTTTGGCGCG ATAAAGAACGCAGGGAAGGACTCATGTCTGGATGCTGGAGAAAACAATGAGGGAGGAAAAGCCCTCATCATGTACCCCTGCCACGGCATGGGGGGCAACCAG TATTTTGAATATTCAACGCACCATGAAATCAGACACAACATTCAGAAGGAGCTTTGTCTACACGGGAAAGATGGGCCAGTGAAACTAGAGGAATGTCAGTACAAAGGCCACAACACCTTCACAGGAGCTGAGCAGAAATGGGAGCTGCGTGAG GACCAGCTGTTTTATAACGTGGCGTGGAGGCTGTGTCTCAGTGCTCGATTTGAAAACCCTGCTCTGGTCACCTGCAACTCGGCAGACAGATACCAGCTGTGGGTGTTTACCTGA
- the galnt3 gene encoding polypeptide N-acetylgalactosaminyltransferase 3 isoform X2 translates to MDVTQRREVVSQGPQEEEEPWLKGIVGKRDVVLGMVMGAVNNFRDAMPKMQIRAPVRQQESRGSQTCLPGYYTAAELKPVLERPPQNPSAPGASGTPFHTENLSPEEQKEKERGEEKHCFNLYASDRISLSRDLGPDTRPPECIEQTFRRCPPLPTTSVIIVFHNEAWSTLLRTVYSVLHTSPALLLKEVILVDDASTDERLKVELDEYLKQLHIVRVVRQLERKGLITARLLGASVATGDTLTFLDAHCECLHGWLEPLLARIAENYTAVVSPDITTIDLNTFEFMKPSPYGQNHNRGNFDWGLSFGWESLPEHEKQRRKDETYPIKTPAFAGGLFSISKDYFYHIGSYDEEMEIWGGENIEMSFRVWQCGGQLEIIPCSIVGHVFRTKSPHTFPKGTQVIARNQVRLAEVWMDDYKEIFYRRNQQAAQMAKERSFGDVSKRLDLRERLQCKSFSWYLKNVYPEVFMPDLNPLQFGAIKNAGKDSCLDAGENNEGGKALIMYPCHGMGGNQYFEYSTHHEIRHNIQKELCLHGKDGPVKLEECQYKGHNTFTGAEQKWELREDQLFYNVAWRLCLSARFENPALVTCNSADRYQLWVFT, encoded by the exons ATGGATGTTACTCAGAGG AGAGAGGTGGTCAGTCAGGGCccacaggaggaggaggagccgTGGCTGAAGGGGATCGTGGGGAAACGGGACGTTGTGCTGGGCATGGTAATGGGGGCGGTGAATAACTTCAGGGACGCCATGCCAAAGATGCAGATTAGAGCCCCGGTCAGGCAGCAGGAGAGCAGGGGCAGCCAGACATGTCTGCCTGGTTACTACACGGCTGCTGAACTGAAGCCTGTGCTGGAGAGACCCCCGCAAAACCCCAGCGCCCCAGGGGCCTCGGGGACACCCTTTCACACAGAGAACTTGAGCCCAGAGgagcagaaggagaaggagCGAGGCGAGGAGAAACACTGCTTTAACCTGTACGCTAGTGACCGCATCTCACTCAGCAGAGACCTCGGTCCTGATACCAGACCTCCAGA ATGCATAGAGCAGACATTCCGGCGCTGCCCACCCTTGCCGACCACGAGTGTGATTATCGTGTTCCACAACGAGGCATGGAGCACATTATTGCGGACAGTCTACAGCGTGCTTCATACCTCTCCTGCCCTACTGCTCAAGGAGGTCATCCTAGTGGATGACGCCAGCACAGACG AGCGACTAAAGGTGGAGTTGGATGAGTACCTGAAGCAGCTACATATTGTACGTGTGGTGCGGCAGCTCGAAAGAAAAGGCCTCATTACTGCTCGTCTGCTAGGAGCCTCCGTTGCCACCGGTGACACCCTCACCTTCTTGGACGCCCACT GTGAGTGCTTGCATGGTTGGCTGGAGCCTCTGCTGGCCCGGATAGCAGAGAACTACACAGCAGTGGTGAGCCCAGACATTACCACTATTGACCTGAACACGTTTGAGTTCATGAAGCCTTCTCCATATGGGCAGAACCACAACCGGGGCAACTTCGACTGGGGCTTGTCCTTTGGCTGGGAGAGTCTGCCCGAACATGAAAAACAAAGACGCAAAGACGAAACCTACCCCATCAA AACACCAGCATTTGCAGGGGGACTTTTCTCCATTTCTAAAGATTACTTCTACCACATTGGGAGTTATGATGAGGAGATGGAGATTTGGGGAGGAGAGAACATTGAAATGTCCTtcagg GTGTGGCAGTGTGGGGGGCAGCTGGAGATCATCCCCTGCTCCATCGTAGGTCATGTGTTCCGCACCAAAAGCCCACACACCTTCCCCAAGGGCACACAGGTGATCGCTCGTAACCAGGTGCGGTTGGCCGAAGTCTGGATGGATGACTATAAGGAGATCTTCTACCGTAGAAACCAGCAGGCCGCACAGATGGCTAAAGAG AGATCATTCGGAGACGTCTCCAAGCGTTTAGACCTCCGGGAGAGGCTACAATGTAAGAGCTTCTCCTGGTATTTGAAGAACGTGTATCCCGAGGTCTTCATGCCCGATCTTAACCCGCTGCAGTTTGGCGCG ATAAAGAACGCAGGGAAGGACTCATGTCTGGATGCTGGAGAAAACAATGAGGGAGGAAAAGCCCTCATCATGTACCCCTGCCACGGCATGGGGGGCAACCAG TATTTTGAATATTCAACGCACCATGAAATCAGACACAACATTCAGAAGGAGCTTTGTCTACACGGGAAAGATGGGCCAGTGAAACTAGAGGAATGTCAGTACAAAGGCCACAACACCTTCACAGGAGCTGAGCAGAAATGGGAGCTGCGTGAG GACCAGCTGTTTTATAACGTGGCGTGGAGGCTGTGTCTCAGTGCTCGATTTGAAAACCCTGCTCTGGTCACCTGCAACTCGGCAGACAGATACCAGCTGTGGGTGTTTACCTGA
- the galnt3 gene encoding polypeptide N-acetylgalactosaminyltransferase 3 isoform X3 → MVMGAVNNFRDAMPKMQIRAPVRQQESRGSQTCLPGYYTAAELKPVLERPPQNPSAPGASGTPFHTENLSPEEQKEKERGEEKHCFNLYASDRISLSRDLGPDTRPPECIEQTFRRCPPLPTTSVIIVFHNEAWSTLLRTVYSVLHTSPALLLKEVILVDDASTDERLKVELDEYLKQLHIVRVVRQLERKGLITARLLGASVATGDTLTFLDAHCECLHGWLEPLLARIAENYTAVVSPDITTIDLNTFEFMKPSPYGQNHNRGNFDWGLSFGWESLPEHEKQRRKDETYPIKTPAFAGGLFSISKDYFYHIGSYDEEMEIWGGENIEMSFRVWQCGGQLEIIPCSIVGHVFRTKSPHTFPKGTQVIARNQVRLAEVWMDDYKEIFYRRNQQAAQMAKERSFGDVSKRLDLRERLQCKSFSWYLKNVYPEVFMPDLNPLQFGAIKNAGKDSCLDAGENNEGGKALIMYPCHGMGGNQYFEYSTHHEIRHNIQKELCLHGKDGPVKLEECQYKGHNTFTGAEQKWELREDQLFYNVAWRLCLSARFENPALVTCNSADRYQLWVFT, encoded by the exons ATGGTAATGGGGGCGGTGAATAACTTCAGGGACGCCATGCCAAAGATGCAGATTAGAGCCCCGGTCAGGCAGCAGGAGAGCAGGGGCAGCCAGACATGTCTGCCTGGTTACTACACGGCTGCTGAACTGAAGCCTGTGCTGGAGAGACCCCCGCAAAACCCCAGCGCCCCAGGGGCCTCGGGGACACCCTTTCACACAGAGAACTTGAGCCCAGAGgagcagaaggagaaggagCGAGGCGAGGAGAAACACTGCTTTAACCTGTACGCTAGTGACCGCATCTCACTCAGCAGAGACCTCGGTCCTGATACCAGACCTCCAGA ATGCATAGAGCAGACATTCCGGCGCTGCCCACCCTTGCCGACCACGAGTGTGATTATCGTGTTCCACAACGAGGCATGGAGCACATTATTGCGGACAGTCTACAGCGTGCTTCATACCTCTCCTGCCCTACTGCTCAAGGAGGTCATCCTAGTGGATGACGCCAGCACAGACG AGCGACTAAAGGTGGAGTTGGATGAGTACCTGAAGCAGCTACATATTGTACGTGTGGTGCGGCAGCTCGAAAGAAAAGGCCTCATTACTGCTCGTCTGCTAGGAGCCTCCGTTGCCACCGGTGACACCCTCACCTTCTTGGACGCCCACT GTGAGTGCTTGCATGGTTGGCTGGAGCCTCTGCTGGCCCGGATAGCAGAGAACTACACAGCAGTGGTGAGCCCAGACATTACCACTATTGACCTGAACACGTTTGAGTTCATGAAGCCTTCTCCATATGGGCAGAACCACAACCGGGGCAACTTCGACTGGGGCTTGTCCTTTGGCTGGGAGAGTCTGCCCGAACATGAAAAACAAAGACGCAAAGACGAAACCTACCCCATCAA AACACCAGCATTTGCAGGGGGACTTTTCTCCATTTCTAAAGATTACTTCTACCACATTGGGAGTTATGATGAGGAGATGGAGATTTGGGGAGGAGAGAACATTGAAATGTCCTtcagg GTGTGGCAGTGTGGGGGGCAGCTGGAGATCATCCCCTGCTCCATCGTAGGTCATGTGTTCCGCACCAAAAGCCCACACACCTTCCCCAAGGGCACACAGGTGATCGCTCGTAACCAGGTGCGGTTGGCCGAAGTCTGGATGGATGACTATAAGGAGATCTTCTACCGTAGAAACCAGCAGGCCGCACAGATGGCTAAAGAG AGATCATTCGGAGACGTCTCCAAGCGTTTAGACCTCCGGGAGAGGCTACAATGTAAGAGCTTCTCCTGGTATTTGAAGAACGTGTATCCCGAGGTCTTCATGCCCGATCTTAACCCGCTGCAGTTTGGCGCG ATAAAGAACGCAGGGAAGGACTCATGTCTGGATGCTGGAGAAAACAATGAGGGAGGAAAAGCCCTCATCATGTACCCCTGCCACGGCATGGGGGGCAACCAG TATTTTGAATATTCAACGCACCATGAAATCAGACACAACATTCAGAAGGAGCTTTGTCTACACGGGAAAGATGGGCCAGTGAAACTAGAGGAATGTCAGTACAAAGGCCACAACACCTTCACAGGAGCTGAGCAGAAATGGGAGCTGCGTGAG GACCAGCTGTTTTATAACGTGGCGTGGAGGCTGTGTCTCAGTGCTCGATTTGAAAACCCTGCTCTGGTCACCTGCAACTCGGCAGACAGATACCAGCTGTGGGTGTTTACCTGA